In Curtobacterium sp. TC1, the following proteins share a genomic window:
- a CDS encoding MarR family winged helix-turn-helix transcriptional regulator, translating into MPTSPDDRFRFFDTLVRAEIRLWGAVDGAVSEATGTNLGLITALRTIDELDGSARVQEVADEIGITVGAASKIVDRLERAGLAERVPNPADRRSSLLRMTKPGRKTLADGLRAARQELGRRTDTITQAQLDATTTALAALADAFSVDD; encoded by the coding sequence GTGCCGACGAGTCCTGATGATCGCTTCCGGTTCTTCGACACCCTGGTGCGGGCCGAGATCCGGCTCTGGGGCGCGGTCGACGGGGCGGTCTCCGAAGCCACCGGGACGAACCTCGGACTGATCACCGCGCTGCGCACGATCGACGAACTCGACGGGTCCGCTCGGGTCCAGGAGGTCGCCGACGAGATCGGGATCACGGTCGGGGCCGCGAGCAAGATCGTCGACCGGCTCGAGCGCGCCGGACTGGCCGAGCGCGTCCCGAACCCCGCCGACCGCCGGTCTTCCCTGCTCCGGATGACGAAGCCCGGACGGAAGACGCTCGCCGACGGGCTCCGCGCCGCGCGACAGGAACTCGGCCGCCGCACGGACACGATCACGCAGGCGCAACTCGACGCGACGACCACAGCCCTTGCTGCCCTCGCGGACGCCTTCTCGGTCGACGACTGA
- a CDS encoding SDR family NAD(P)-dependent oxidoreductase, with translation MTSLFDLTGRTALVTGGNQGLGRAFAFGLAEAGARVAIVGRSADRNARVAAEAADAGHHFVTITADITDGAQVTRMTEEAMASLGRIDVLVNNAGTCHHRDAFDVPDSEWDDVFDLNVRALWKTSTAIGAHMRDAGSGSIVNIGSMSGLIVNRPQWQPAYNASKAAVHHLTKSLAVEWAQYGIRVNAVAPGYVKTEMAPVDSPEFRRYWIEDAPQQRFALPEEIAPSVVFLASDAASFITGSVLVADGGYSAV, from the coding sequence ATGACTTCTCTGTTCGACCTCACCGGCAGGACCGCCCTCGTCACCGGGGGCAACCAGGGACTCGGCCGGGCCTTCGCGTTCGGGCTCGCCGAGGCGGGTGCCCGCGTCGCCATCGTCGGGCGGTCGGCGGACCGGAACGCCCGGGTCGCCGCCGAGGCCGCGGACGCCGGCCACCACTTCGTCACCATCACGGCGGACATCACCGACGGCGCGCAGGTGACGCGCATGACCGAGGAGGCGATGGCGAGCCTGGGTCGGATCGACGTGCTCGTGAACAACGCCGGTACGTGCCACCACCGGGACGCGTTCGACGTCCCCGACAGTGAGTGGGACGACGTGTTCGACCTGAACGTCCGTGCGCTCTGGAAGACGTCGACCGCCATCGGCGCGCACATGCGCGACGCCGGGTCGGGCTCGATCGTGAACATCGGCAGCATGTCGGGCCTCATCGTGAACCGGCCGCAGTGGCAGCCGGCGTACAACGCGTCGAAGGCCGCCGTGCACCACCTGACGAAGTCGCTCGCGGTCGAGTGGGCGCAGTACGGGATCCGCGTGAACGCCGTCGCCCCGGGGTACGTGAAGACCGAGATGGCTCCGGTGGACTCCCCGGAGTTCCGGCGGTACTGGATCGAGGACGCACCGCAGCAGCGGTTCGCCCTGCCCGAGGAGATCGCGCCGAGCGTCGTGTTCCTGGCGAGCGACGCGGCGTCGTTCATCACCGGGTCGGTCCTCGTCGCGGACGGCGGCTACAGCGCCGTCTGA
- a CDS encoding MFS transporter encodes MSTRSPARLRDAGIALAGLSAVFLFEMLDNSVLNVALPTIGRELHASTTGLQWVTGAYSVVFGALMLLFGAVADRFGRRRVMLIGLVLLALSALATTLVTTTGELVAVRALMGLAAAMTTPGSMALAFRLFDTDALRVRALTVISTAGLVGLAVGPTAGGFALAVAPWQALLLVNVPIAALAFVGIRTGVPADRPEDLHPDRIDVTGALFGTTALVGALGTPTLFAEASSASWPGWTGVVVTAAAVAAFVQRERTAAQPLLDLRLLARPLVASGLAYKAASGLAVSGLSYLVTLQLQFAWGWSPALAAAATLPQVVVLLASGRFVGPFVQRVGLGRAAWLSAGAVVAGLALFTIGGRAGYGWVAGALVLVAAGMRVVGVVAGNNVLRGLPSNRTSVGAALVDTSSELATAVGIAATGTVLALLVPGSIASTSWTAARLAAFEGGITVAGVVLTVVAALLVGIGMARARTRAGTPVAEPAQTAL; translated from the coding sequence GTGTCCACCCGTTCCCCCGCCCGGCTCCGCGACGCCGGGATCGCCCTCGCCGGCCTGTCCGCCGTCTTCCTGTTCGAGATGCTCGACAACTCGGTGCTGAACGTCGCCCTGCCCACCATCGGCCGAGAACTCCACGCGTCGACGACCGGCCTGCAGTGGGTCACCGGTGCCTACTCGGTCGTGTTCGGCGCCCTCATGCTCCTGTTCGGCGCGGTCGCCGACCGGTTCGGCCGACGTCGGGTCATGCTCATCGGTCTGGTGCTGCTCGCGCTCTCCGCCCTGGCGACCACCCTCGTCACCACGACCGGCGAACTCGTCGCGGTCCGCGCGCTGATGGGGCTCGCAGCGGCCATGACGACGCCCGGGTCGATGGCCCTGGCCTTCCGGCTCTTCGACACCGATGCCCTGCGCGTCCGCGCCTTGACGGTCATCTCCACCGCGGGCCTCGTCGGGCTCGCGGTCGGACCGACGGCGGGCGGCTTCGCCCTCGCGGTGGCACCGTGGCAGGCCTTGCTCCTGGTGAACGTGCCGATCGCGGCGCTCGCGTTCGTCGGCATCCGGACCGGCGTCCCCGCTGACCGACCGGAGGACCTGCACCCCGACCGGATCGACGTGACCGGCGCGCTGTTCGGCACCACGGCCCTGGTCGGTGCACTCGGGACGCCCACCCTCTTCGCGGAGGCGAGCAGCGCCTCCTGGCCGGGGTGGACCGGGGTCGTCGTGACGGCCGCGGCGGTGGCGGCCTTCGTGCAGCGGGAGCGCACCGCGGCACAGCCGCTGCTCGACCTGCGCCTGCTCGCCCGTCCGCTCGTCGCCAGCGGTCTCGCCTACAAGGCGGCCTCCGGACTCGCGGTCTCCGGCCTGTCGTACCTGGTGACGCTGCAGCTGCAGTTCGCCTGGGGCTGGTCGCCGGCGCTGGCCGCGGCGGCGACGCTGCCGCAGGTGGTGGTGCTCCTGGCCTCCGGACGGTTCGTCGGCCCCTTCGTGCAGCGGGTCGGCCTCGGCCGCGCGGCCTGGCTGAGCGCCGGTGCCGTTGTGGCCGGGCTCGCGCTCTTCACCATCGGCGGGCGTGCCGGGTACGGCTGGGTCGCCGGGGCACTCGTCCTGGTCGCCGCGGGCATGCGGGTCGTCGGGGTCGTCGCCGGCAACAACGTGCTCCGGGGCCTGCCGTCGAACCGGACGTCGGTCGGTGCGGCGCTCGTCGACACCTCGAGCGAGCTCGCGACCGCGGTGGGCATCGCGGCGACCGGGACGGTGCTGGCGCTGCTCGTGCCCGGCAGCATCGCGTCGACGTCGTGGACGGCGGCCCGGCTGGCCGCCTTCGAGGGCGGGATCACCGTGGCGGGCGTGGTCCTGACGGTCGTCGCCGCGCTGCTCGTCGGCATCGGGATGGCACGTGCGCGGACCCGCGCGGGCACGCCGGTGGCCGAACCGGCTCAGACGGCGCTGTAG
- a CDS encoding winged helix-turn-helix transcriptional regulator, giving the protein MPTTTAAERRADAKAQYNAYLAACPSQQLLARVSGKWVTLVLSARGSGPDCDGDPRPMRYSELGRVLAGVSPKMLSQTLKSLERDGLVVRTATATVPVTVTYELTDLGLSLHGTVRQLKRWSEAHRDEVAAHQERYDVTG; this is encoded by the coding sequence GTGCCGACCACGACCGCCGCCGAGCGACGAGCTGACGCCAAGGCGCAGTACAACGCCTACCTGGCAGCCTGCCCGAGCCAGCAGCTGCTCGCACGGGTCTCCGGCAAGTGGGTGACGCTCGTGCTGTCGGCACGCGGGAGCGGCCCGGACTGCGACGGCGACCCGAGGCCGATGCGGTACTCCGAACTCGGTCGCGTCCTGGCGGGCGTGAGTCCGAAGATGCTGTCGCAGACGCTGAAGTCGCTCGAACGCGACGGTCTCGTCGTCCGCACGGCGACGGCGACGGTGCCCGTGACGGTGACGTACGAACTCACGGATCTGGGGCTCTCGCTGCACGGCACCGTGCGGCAGCTCAAGCGCTGGTCGGAAGCCCACCGCGACGAGGTGGCCGCGCACCAGGAGCGCTACGACGTCACCGGCTAG
- a CDS encoding oxidoreductase — protein sequence MTTTTPRLPGGTWTLGDRPVARFGYGAMQLTGPWVVGPPKDHDEAVAVLRDAVAGGITHIDTAETYGPRVVNELLHEALHPYADGLVIATKVGARRDARGGWPTAREPDQLRAQVDDNLETLGVDVLDLVNLRLGDANGPVAGPISSAFETLVDLQQQGIIRHLGVSNATTDQVAEAQGIAPIVSVQNMYNLANRQDDPLIDRLADEGVAYVPFFPLGGFSPLQSEVLSTVAARLGSTPMSVALAWLLRRSPNILLIPGTSSRAHLRENIEGAAVVLSDDDLLDLEGIGG from the coding sequence ATGACCACCACCACCCCTCGCCTGCCGGGCGGCACCTGGACCCTCGGCGACCGGCCGGTGGCACGCTTCGGCTACGGCGCGATGCAGCTCACCGGTCCGTGGGTCGTCGGGCCGCCGAAGGACCACGACGAGGCCGTCGCCGTGCTCCGGGACGCGGTCGCCGGCGGCATCACGCACATCGACACCGCCGAGACGTACGGCCCCCGTGTCGTCAACGAGCTGCTGCACGAGGCGCTGCACCCGTACGCCGACGGCCTCGTCATCGCGACCAAGGTCGGCGCGCGGCGGGACGCCCGAGGCGGTTGGCCGACTGCTCGGGAACCCGACCAACTGCGTGCGCAGGTCGACGACAACCTCGAGACGCTCGGCGTCGACGTGCTGGACCTCGTCAACCTGCGGCTGGGCGACGCGAACGGTCCGGTCGCGGGGCCGATCTCCTCGGCCTTCGAGACGCTGGTCGACCTGCAGCAGCAGGGCATCATCCGGCACCTCGGCGTGAGCAACGCCACGACGGACCAAGTGGCCGAAGCGCAGGGGATCGCACCGATCGTGTCGGTGCAGAACATGTACAACCTTGCCAACCGGCAGGACGATCCGCTCATCGACCGTCTCGCCGACGAGGGAGTCGCCTACGTGCCGTTCTTCCCGCTCGGTGGCTTCTCTCCGCTGCAGTCCGAGGTGCTCTCGACCGTGGCGGCACGGCTCGGGTCGACGCCGATGTCCGTCGCTCTGGCATGGCTGCTGCGCCGGTCCCCGAACATCCTGCTGATCCCGGGCACGTCGTCGCGGGCGCACCTGCGCGAGAACATCGAGGGTGCCGCCGTCGTGCTGAGCGACGACGACCTGCTCGACCTCGAGGGCATCGGCGGCTGA
- a CDS encoding GMC oxidoreductase produces the protein MTDHAATAAQEFLRTHDERLRALVDRVVPADEYPSASEAGALAFLAGILVDRPDWLDRLRVVVEHADDHDGVDGAADEQDPDWTWFAELVAAGYYADAGNGGNAGERSWEMVGWQPGPPDGWSVPVPVSTAVPSVVHPSQLADRYDAVVVGSGAGGGVAACGLAESGRRVLVVEAGGWPGTADLSRDHIRNPRSSWGVAPLSGPSDVGNPRTVADGRELLVLRPSSPGWHNNAATAGGGTRVYGAQAWRFGPRDFTMASTYGVPDGSSLADWPFGYDELEPWYERAEWEVGVSGGDVDGPWSGERSRARPMPPLPSGAARDRLAGAANALGISTVHVPLLINSTPYLGRRACGQCGMCVGFACPVDAKNGSQNTMLSRAFTTGNASIVLEARVARLRTDGAGRVVGVTIVGTVDGHDWRTDVDAAEVVVAAGAVESARLLLNSRSDQEPDGIGNGTDQVGRHLQGHVYGGAMGVFDDVVDDGLGPGPSIATTDYRHGVPGQIGGGILANEFIATPSNTYQYLVGTGLVPRTGLDGKHAMRDLARRSLRITGPIQEVTTADARVRVDPAVTDRYGIPVASFSGGVHPEDVRARDHTSARSGDWLRAAGATRVAELHGPVHGTSGGQHQAGTLRMGADPATSVVDPSGRVWGHDNLRVTDGSVHVTNGGVNPVLTILATAMRTVDAMVAAGP, from the coding sequence ATGACGGACCACGCGGCCACGGCGGCCCAGGAGTTCCTCCGCACGCACGACGAACGGCTCCGCGCCCTGGTCGACCGGGTGGTGCCGGCGGACGAGTACCCGTCGGCGTCCGAGGCCGGCGCGCTCGCCTTCCTGGCCGGGATCCTGGTCGACCGGCCGGACTGGCTGGACCGCCTCCGGGTCGTCGTCGAGCACGCGGACGACCACGACGGCGTCGACGGCGCCGCCGACGAGCAGGATCCGGACTGGACCTGGTTCGCCGAGCTCGTCGCCGCGGGCTACTACGCCGACGCAGGCAACGGCGGGAACGCGGGGGAGCGGTCCTGGGAGATGGTGGGGTGGCAGCCCGGTCCGCCGGACGGCTGGAGCGTGCCGGTCCCGGTGTCGACCGCCGTCCCCTCGGTCGTGCACCCGTCGCAGCTGGCCGACCGGTACGACGCGGTCGTCGTCGGGTCGGGCGCCGGCGGGGGCGTCGCCGCGTGCGGGCTCGCCGAGTCCGGGCGGCGCGTGCTCGTCGTCGAGGCCGGTGGGTGGCCCGGCACCGCGGACCTCAGCCGGGACCACATCCGGAACCCGCGGTCGAGCTGGGGCGTGGCACCGCTGTCCGGGCCGTCGGACGTCGGGAACCCGCGCACGGTGGCGGACGGGCGGGAGCTGCTGGTGCTCCGGCCGTCGTCGCCGGGGTGGCACAACAACGCGGCCACGGCCGGGGGCGGCACCCGGGTCTACGGCGCACAGGCGTGGCGGTTCGGACCGCGGGACTTCACGATGGCGTCGACGTACGGGGTGCCGGACGGCAGCAGCCTGGCCGACTGGCCGTTCGGCTACGACGAACTCGAGCCCTGGTACGAGCGCGCCGAGTGGGAGGTCGGGGTCAGCGGGGGCGACGTCGACGGTCCGTGGTCCGGGGAGCGCTCGCGCGCGCGACCGATGCCACCGCTGCCGTCCGGCGCCGCTCGGGACCGGCTCGCCGGCGCCGCGAACGCGCTCGGCATCTCGACGGTGCACGTCCCGCTCCTGATCAACTCGACGCCGTACCTGGGCCGCCGGGCCTGCGGGCAGTGCGGCATGTGCGTGGGGTTCGCCTGCCCCGTCGACGCCAAGAACGGCAGCCAGAACACGATGCTGAGCCGGGCGTTCACCACCGGGAACGCGTCGATCGTGCTCGAGGCCCGCGTCGCCCGGCTGCGGACGGACGGCGCGGGTCGCGTGGTCGGCGTCACGATCGTCGGCACGGTCGACGGCCACGACTGGCGGACCGATGTGGACGCGGCCGAGGTCGTGGTCGCGGCCGGGGCGGTGGAGTCGGCACGGCTCCTGCTGAACAGCCGGAGCGACCAGGAACCCGACGGCATCGGCAACGGCACGGACCAGGTCGGTCGGCACCTGCAGGGTCACGTCTACGGCGGCGCGATGGGGGTCTTCGACGACGTGGTGGACGACGGTCTCGGACCGGGACCGTCGATCGCCACCACCGACTACCGGCACGGCGTGCCCGGGCAGATCGGTGGCGGGATCCTGGCGAACGAGTTCATCGCGACGCCGTCGAACACCTACCAGTACCTCGTCGGCACGGGGCTCGTCCCACGTACCGGGCTCGACGGCAAGCACGCGATGCGGGACCTGGCGCGGCGCAGCCTGCGGATCACGGGGCCGATCCAGGAGGTCACCACGGCCGACGCCCGCGTCCGGGTGGACCCGGCCGTGACGGACCGGTACGGCATCCCGGTGGCGTCGTTCAGCGGTGGTGTCCACCCCGAGGACGTCCGCGCACGCGACCACACCAGCGCCCGCAGCGGCGACTGGCTGCGAGCCGCCGGTGCCACCCGCGTCGCCGAGCTGCACGGCCCGGTCCACGGCACGAGCGGCGGACAGCACCAGGCCGGCACGCTCCGGATGGGGGCGGACCCGGCGACGTCGGTGGTCGATCCGTCCGGCCGGGTGTGGGGGCACGACAACCTGCGCGTCACCGACGGCTCGGTGCACGTCACGAACGGCGGCGTCAACCCGGTCCTGACCATCCTGGCGACCGCGATGCGGACGGTCGACGCGATGGTCGCGGCCGGTCCGTGA
- a CDS encoding DUF6510 family protein: MTVVDGNALAGVLSEVLGAEPTVTVLCCGGCGSLGSVARTAVYRTAMGSVARCRDCDTVLVTVVEAGANRWVGLPGTRAAAASLPERLGESNP; encoded by the coding sequence ATGACGGTCGTGGACGGCAACGCGCTCGCGGGCGTCCTGTCGGAGGTGCTCGGTGCGGAACCGACCGTGACGGTGCTCTGCTGCGGGGGCTGCGGCTCGCTCGGCTCGGTCGCGCGCACCGCGGTCTACCGCACGGCGATGGGCTCCGTCGCCCGCTGTCGTGACTGCGACACCGTGCTCGTGACGGTCGTCGAGGCCGGGGCGAACCGGTGGGTCGGACTGCCGGGTACCCGGGCCGCAGCGGCTTCACTACCCGAGCGACTCGGTGAGAGCAACCCGTAG